In Lentibacillus sp. JNUCC-1, the genomic window GGTACGCTTCTGTGGTTTCCTGCAATATCTGCGAATGGAGACGCTCACTCATCTGTGGATGTGCTGCGCCCGCAGGTTGAACAGGTGGTTGAATTAATTCGATCTTATTGGGAATAAATACAATAATCATCGTACAATTAGAGTATAATTGATTGACCGCGTCATCACTTTGCGCTATCATGGGTATGTCCTAGTAATCTGTATAAAATGCAAAATGTCCGTGATATTATCTTTAAGAGGGGGGAAAAACATGAGTGGAGAAAAACAGCAGGTGTCCCGTCGCCAGTTTTTAAACTATACGCTTACAGGTGTCGGTGGATTTATGGCAGCCGGTATTATGGTTCCAATGCTGCGTATGGCAGTAGACCCGGTTTTAAAACCATCCGGCCATGGTGATTTTCACAACGTCAATTTGTCTGTTGATGATATCAGCAATGACCCACAGCGTGTTGAATGGGAAGTTGAACAGGTGGATGGCTGGTATAAATCCAAGGTGCAAAAAGCAGCCTGGGTTTACAAAGATGATGGTGGCAACATCATTGCGCTTTCCCCAATTTGTAAGCACTTGGGGTGCATCGTGACATGGGAAGGCAGTGAGCAATATCCAAATGAATTTTATTGCCCATGCCATGACGGACGCTATTATAAAAGCGGTGTAAACGTTCCGGGCACACCACCAACAGCGCCGTTAGATATGTACGAGAAAAAAGTTGAGGATGGCATGTTGTATCTCGGCGATACCAAACCACATAAGGAGGCGTAATCATATATGCTGCAGAAAATGTATGACTGGATAGATGAACGCGTAGATATTACGCCTATATGGCGGGATATTGCCGATCATGAGGTGCCAGAGCATGTTAACCCGGCACACCATTTCTCGGCCTTTGTTTATTGTTTTGGCGGATTGACGTTTTTCGTCGTCGTCATTCAAATTCTATCCGGTATGTTTTTAACGATGTATTATGTCCACGATATTGAAAATGCATGGAGATCTGTTTATTATTTGCAGATTGATGTAGCTCATGGACAGATAGTCAGGGGAATGCACCATTGGGGCGCGAGTGTCGTGATTGTTATGCTGTTCTTACATACGTTGCGTGTCTTTTTCCAAGGTGCTTATAAAAAACCTCGGGAACTGAACTGGATGGTGGGAGTATTACTATTCTTCACAATCCTCGGTCTTGGTTTCACAGGTTACTTGCTGCCATGGGATAACAAAGCTTATTTCGCAACCCAAGTAGGTTTAGAAATTGCAGAGCAGGTACCTTTTATAGGTCCTGAAATTAAAACGCTCCTTGCTGGTGATGAAAGTATTGTCGGAGCCCAGACATTGTCAAGATTCTTTGCGATTCACGTGTTTTTCTTGCCAGGTGCGTTATTTGCTTTGATGGCAGTTCACTTTATCTTGATTAGAAGACAGGGCATATCCGGTCCACTATAATAAAAAGGAGGTAAAGCTGTGCATAAGGGAAAAGGAATGAAGTTTGTCGGAGATTCCCGTATTTCCGCTGAACGCAAATCAACCATACCTAAAGATTATTCTGAATATCCCGGAAGAACAGAAGCTTTTTGGCCCAACTTCCTCTTAAAAGAGTGGCTGGTGGGAGCTGTTTTTCTAGTCGGTTTTCTAACATTGACATTGGCACATCCTGCTCCTTTGGAAGGGGTTGCCGATCCAACAAGTGCAACGTACATACCGTTGCCTGACTGGTACTTTCTGTTCTTGTATGAATTATTAAAATATCAATTTGCAAGTGGTCCGTTCGTTTTGTTTGGGATTCTTATCTTGCCAGGACTCGCTTTTGGTGGTCTTTTACTTGCTCCGTTTTTGGATCCGGGACCAGGCAGAAGGCCTCATCAGCGTCCGGTAGCAGTAGCTATGATGCTGTTGGCTGTTGTGTCAGTAATCTGGCTCACATACGAGTCTTCTTCACATGTTGATTGGGAACAGCGTGCCGAAGCGAATAAACCGATTCATCCAGATGAGTCTGTAGTTGATCAAGACGACCCGGGATTTGCGATATATGAATCCAACTGTATGTCTTGTCATGGAGATAACCTGCAGGGCACTCAAATGGGACCTTCACTTCTGGAAACCGAACAT contains:
- a CDS encoding QcrA and Rieske domain-containing protein → MSGEKQQVSRRQFLNYTLTGVGGFMAAGIMVPMLRMAVDPVLKPSGHGDFHNVNLSVDDISNDPQRVEWEVEQVDGWYKSKVQKAAWVYKDDGGNIIALSPICKHLGCIVTWEGSEQYPNEFYCPCHDGRYYKSGVNVPGTPPTAPLDMYEKKVEDGMLYLGDTKPHKEA
- the qcrB gene encoding menaquinol-cytochrome c reductase cytochrome b subunit, giving the protein MLQKMYDWIDERVDITPIWRDIADHEVPEHVNPAHHFSAFVYCFGGLTFFVVVIQILSGMFLTMYYVHDIENAWRSVYYLQIDVAHGQIVRGMHHWGASVVIVMLFLHTLRVFFQGAYKKPRELNWMVGVLLFFTILGLGFTGYLLPWDNKAYFATQVGLEIAEQVPFIGPEIKTLLAGDESIVGAQTLSRFFAIHVFFLPGALFALMAVHFILIRRQGISGPL
- a CDS encoding menaquinol-cytochrome c reductase cytochrome b/c subunit, with the protein product MHKGKGMKFVGDSRISAERKSTIPKDYSEYPGRTEAFWPNFLLKEWLVGAVFLVGFLTLTLAHPAPLEGVADPTSATYIPLPDWYFLFLYELLKYQFASGPFVLFGILILPGLAFGGLLLAPFLDPGPGRRPHQRPVAVAMMLLAVVSVIWLTYESSSHVDWEQRAEANKPIHPDESVVDQDDPGFAIYESNCMSCHGDNLQGTQMGPSLLETEHSAEEIATIAHEGIGDMPAGIFQGSDEELDKLVEFIVKTKEESQK